The following proteins are encoded in a genomic region of Pyxicephalus adspersus chromosome 9, UCB_Pads_2.0, whole genome shotgun sequence:
- the LOC140337988 gene encoding NADH-cytochrome b5 reductase 2, protein MDTTVIVALAVVGVSILFFVIKSFGSQGKKAPVTLLDPNTKYPLPLIEKQEISHDTKRYRFGLPSSEHILGLPIGQHVYLSAKVNGSLVVRAYTPVSSDEVKGYVDLVVKVYYKNVNPKFPDGGKMSQYLDSLKIGDTIDFRGPNGLLVYKGKGKFAIRPDKKSEPQIKTTKHIAMLSGGTGITPMLQLIRHITQDPNDDTNCYLIFANQTEDDILLRAELEAVARSHPNQFKLWYTLDRPPQGWKYDTGFVTADMIKKHLPSPSDNPLVLMCGPPPMIQFACQDNLSKLGYPEDRRFAY, encoded by the exons gacaCCACGGTGATAGTAGCATTGGCTGTGGTTGGAGTGAGCATTTTGTTTTTCGTAATTAAATCATTCGGATCACAAGGGAAGAAAGCACCGGTCACTCTGCTGGACCCTAACACGAAGTATCCTCTTCCTCTGATTGAAAAACAG GAAATCAGTCATGACACCAAGAGGTACCGATTTGGCCTCCCATCATCAGAGCACATTTTGGGACTTCCTATAG gacAGCATGTTTACCTCTCAGCTAAAGTTAATGGCAGTTTGGTGGTTCGTGCGTACACCCCGGTGTCCAGTGATGAGGTGAAAGGTTACGTTGATCTCGTTGTAAAG GTTTACTACAAAAATGTCAACCCCAAATTCCCAGATGGAGGAAAAATGTCCCAATATTTGGACAGCTTGAAAATTGGAGATACCATTGACTTTCGGGGTCCTAATGGTCTTTTGGTCTACAAAGGAAAAG GTAAATTTGCCATCCGACCTGACAAAAAGTCTGAACCTCAAATCAAGACCACAAAACACATCGCAATGCTGTCTGGAGGGACCG GTATTACTCCCATGCTGCAGCTGATCCGTCACATTACCCAGGATCCTAATGATGACACAAACTGTTATCTGATATTTGCTAATCAG ACTGAAGATGACATTCTGCTGCGTGCAGAACTGGAAGCTGTAGCCAGGAGCCACCCAAATCAGTTTAAGTTGTGGTACACCCTGGACCGACCTCCTCAAG GGTGGAAGTACGACACTGGTTTTGTCACAGCAGATATGATTAAGAAGCATTTGCCTTCTCCTTCTGACAACCCACTTGTGTTGATGTGCGGACCCCCTCCCATGATCCAATTTGCATGTCAAGACAACCTGTCCAAGCTTGGCTACCCCGAGGACAGAAGGTTTGCCTACTAA